GGTTTGTTGGGTATTGGTAGTGGCGCGCTTAAAGTCCTCGGGATGGACTGGGCCATGAACCTGCCCATGAAGGTGAGTACAACAACGAGCAACTTCATGATAGGAGTAACGGCGGCTACGGGCAGCGCCCTCTATTGGTACTTCGGCTATATACAACCGATGATGGCTGCTGTAACGGCTATAGGCGTCCTGATAGGGGCTATGAGCGGTACGAGGATACTTGTGAGAATCACGAATAAGCAGGTTAGGTGGGTCTTCCTAGCAATACTGGCTTTCCTGGGCATGGAGATGCTGCTGAAGGGTCTCTACATGGATCACATAATAACGATAGCCGTGGCAACCCAGTACCTGTTGAGCGTAGTCTTCACGGCAATAGTCATGACCATACTTTATTACCGCTACGGCATATCAGCAGCAAGAAGAGAAAGCAGAACTACAGTTAGAGGTGGTGGGAATGCCTAGGTGGGATATGGATTACATTATTGGGCTAACCCTTAGGTACGGCGTGATCATCAGCATAGCCCTAATACTAATTGGTATTGCCCTGTTCCAAGTCAAGGGCGAAGCCCTTGGATGTAATGAACAGCTTATCATGAACTCGAGATCCCCAATAAACACAACCGTAATACCACCAATGTACGCACTATCCAGGTTACCCAACCTGGACGCACTCTCATTTATTATACTTGGGCTCATGGTCCTCATAGTGACCCCAGTACTCAGGGTTGCCCTTGGTATTGCATCATTCGCCATGGAGAGGGATTGGCTCTATGTATTTATAACCGTGGTGGTTTTCATAAACCTCATGCTCGCAATATTCGTACTACCATCAATAATGCACCTACATGCGAATGCACAATTACTCAAACTGCTCTGTCCATCCTCATAAAAAATCACTGAGTCTCCTCAAATGACACTATTATTGACGCCATCATTATCAGGGCATAGGCTATTAGCGTTAGTGCCGTGGGTATTTGCCTAAAGAATAGAAAGCCCCAAAGAGCCGCTAGGACTGGCTCCACGGTGGCTATCACGGAGGCCGTAGAGGCCCTCACCCTCGACACACCCATCGCAAAGAGCCTATATGGAATCACGGTAGTCACTATGCCGAGGTAAATACCCCATAGGGCCGGTCTAACTATTGGTCTCCAGGAGTTCATAATAATTGAGTAGGCGATGGCCGTTAATGCCGTGACTACTAGTGTATATGGTATTGCACCCCAGGAAACATCAACCTCATTACCCATCTTAG
This is a stretch of genomic DNA from Vulcanisaeta moutnovskia 768-28. It encodes these proteins:
- a CDS encoding DUF1634 domain-containing protein, yielding MPRWDMDYIIGLTLRYGVIISIALILIGIALFQVKGEALGCNEQLIMNSRSPINTTVIPPMYALSRLPNLDALSFIILGLMVLIVTPVLRVALGIASFAMERDWLYVFITVVVFINLMLAIFVLPSIMHLHANAQLLKLLCPSS